From Streptomyces sp. Edi4, one genomic window encodes:
- a CDS encoding TauD/TfdA family dioxygenase: MQIEEVMGTDIGVTVDGFDYAAAGAEDIDAVKAAVYTKKIVVLKNQHLAPRQFLELGRRFGRPETYYEPMYKHPEVEEIFVSSNVPEDGKQIGVPKTGKFWHADYQFMPDPFGLTFIYPQVVPEKNRGTYFIDMGKAYGRLPEDLKKEVADTFSRHSVRKYFKIRPSDVYRPISEIIEEVDTKTPPVVKPSTFIHPMTGETVLYISEGFTVGMEDGDGEPLEGDLLQRLFEATGQLDDTFEHPNIHLQTFEKGDLLVWDNRSLIHRARHTTTPEPTVSFRVTVHDTHKLYDRAV; the protein is encoded by the coding sequence ATGCAGATCGAGGAAGTCATGGGCACGGACATCGGCGTCACGGTCGACGGGTTCGACTACGCGGCCGCCGGCGCCGAGGACATCGACGCCGTCAAGGCGGCCGTCTACACCAAGAAGATCGTTGTCCTGAAGAACCAACACCTGGCGCCCCGGCAGTTCCTGGAACTCGGCCGGCGCTTCGGCCGTCCCGAGACGTACTACGAGCCGATGTACAAACACCCCGAGGTCGAGGAGATATTCGTCTCCTCCAACGTGCCCGAGGACGGCAAGCAGATCGGCGTGCCGAAAACCGGGAAGTTCTGGCACGCCGACTACCAGTTCATGCCGGACCCCTTCGGTCTGACGTTCATCTACCCGCAGGTCGTTCCCGAGAAGAACCGGGGGACCTACTTCATCGACATGGGCAAGGCGTACGGACGGCTTCCCGAGGACCTGAAGAAGGAGGTCGCGGACACCTTCTCCCGGCACTCGGTGCGCAAGTACTTCAAGATCCGGCCCTCGGACGTCTACCGGCCGATCTCCGAGATCATCGAAGAGGTCGACACGAAGACCCCGCCGGTCGTCAAGCCCAGCACGTTCATCCACCCCATGACCGGCGAGACGGTCCTGTACATCAGCGAGGGCTTCACCGTCGGCATGGAGGACGGGGACGGCGAACCGCTGGAGGGCGACCTGCTCCAGCGCCTCTTCGAAGCGACCGGCCAGCTCGACGACACCTTCGAGCACCCCAACATCCACCTCCAGACCTTCGAGAAGGGCGACCTCCTGGTCTGGGACAACCGCAGCTTGATCCACCGCGCCCGGCACACCACCACCCCGGAGCCAACCGTCTCCTTCCGGGTGACCGTGCACGACACGCACAAGCTCTACGACAGGGCTGTTTGA
- a CDS encoding FcoT family thioesterase: MRAPLQHSPPAQDYANDDELLPQVLRPYKAHCKYLRSAAVSTRSSLVSARCELAIPESCYIDDTGHLNAVEVNISYNQMMYYTVAKAVKEGLLEEFAGWTLDDYWRHQLPDILIARFSGSFRRPINARSFFGEIEFLSVERRSPGGEPLLVAETAYRYWDDRGGRCDGSVKLAFVNAP; this comes from the coding sequence ATGCGGGCGCCCCTCCAGCACAGCCCGCCCGCTCAGGACTACGCCAACGACGACGAGCTGCTGCCACAGGTTCTGCGGCCGTACAAGGCGCACTGCAAGTACCTGCGGTCGGCAGCGGTGAGCACCCGGTCCAGCCTCGTGTCCGCACGCTGCGAACTGGCCATCCCGGAGTCCTGCTACATCGACGACACCGGCCATCTCAACGCCGTCGAAGTCAACATCAGCTACAACCAGATGATGTATTACACCGTCGCGAAGGCGGTGAAAGAGGGACTTCTTGAGGAGTTCGCCGGCTGGACCCTTGACGACTACTGGCGCCATCAGCTGCCGGACATCCTGATCGCCCGCTTCAGCGGCAGCTTCCGGCGCCCCATCAACGCCCGTTCCTTCTTCGGTGAGATCGAGTTCTTGTCCGTGGAGCGGCGCTCGCCGGGCGGAGAACCGCTGCTCGTCGCCGAGACCGCCTACCGGTACTGGGACGACAGAGGCGGGCGCTGCGACGGCAGCGTGAAACTCGCCTTCGTCAACGCCCCGTAG
- a CDS encoding long-chain-fatty-acid--CoA ligase: MADPSAPGTPGERLHHPQLKTLVDTARFHAAHSPLVTAVTCENRDLTYAELHRESSRTAHAIRGAGAAPGARVAYLGKESEHYYEILFGCAKSETVLVPINWRLTAPEVSHILQDSGTELLFLEEEFAPVLERLPDTALPKTVVRLGTQDGFVAWKADHPDTEPASSPTPDTPVAQLYTSGTTGLPKGVVLAHRSFFAIRDALANGQLDWIDWRVGDVALVGIPGFHVGGLWWATQNFNAGVTVVAMRAFVPREAIDLIRDKGVTTACVVPAMLRMMLAEPGVRPEDFSTLRKIVYGGSPISEALLEESLAMFGSEFAQIYGLTETGNTAVCLPPADHVPGHRRMKAAGHPYPGVASRVIDGDGKELPPGAVGEICLATPAHMVEYWGLPGKTAETLVDGWIHTGDAGYVDDDGYVFIQDRIKDAILVAGENVYPAEIENALERHPEVAEAVIVGAPDERWGEKVHAFVVPVAGQEPSPRDLHRFLVDRLAAFKLPAAYEFIEHVPRNPSGKILRRELRDRFWSDADRKVN; encoded by the coding sequence ATGGCCGACCCGTCCGCGCCCGGGACACCCGGCGAACGGCTGCACCACCCTCAGCTCAAGACCCTCGTCGATACGGCACGTTTCCACGCCGCGCACAGTCCACTGGTCACCGCTGTCACGTGCGAGAACCGCGACCTCACGTACGCCGAACTGCACCGGGAGAGCAGCCGCACGGCCCATGCCATCCGCGGCGCCGGCGCGGCGCCAGGGGCTCGCGTCGCCTATCTGGGCAAGGAGTCCGAGCACTACTACGAGATCCTGTTCGGATGCGCCAAGAGCGAGACCGTCCTCGTGCCGATCAACTGGCGGCTGACCGCCCCCGAGGTCAGCCATATCCTCCAGGACTCGGGAACTGAACTCCTTTTCCTGGAAGAGGAGTTCGCCCCCGTCCTTGAGCGGCTGCCTGATACCGCGTTGCCGAAGACGGTGGTCAGGCTGGGCACGCAGGACGGCTTCGTCGCCTGGAAGGCGGACCACCCGGACACCGAACCCGCCTCCTCGCCCACCCCCGACACACCTGTCGCGCAGCTCTACACGAGTGGGACCACCGGCCTGCCCAAGGGCGTCGTCCTGGCCCACCGGAGCTTCTTCGCCATCCGCGACGCCCTGGCGAACGGCCAACTCGACTGGATCGACTGGCGAGTCGGCGACGTAGCCCTGGTGGGCATCCCCGGATTCCACGTCGGCGGCCTGTGGTGGGCCACCCAGAACTTCAACGCCGGCGTCACCGTGGTCGCGATGCGCGCCTTCGTCCCCCGTGAGGCGATCGACCTCATCCGTGACAAGGGCGTCACCACCGCCTGCGTGGTCCCGGCCATGCTGCGCATGATGCTGGCCGAGCCCGGCGTGCGGCCGGAAGACTTCAGCACGCTCCGCAAGATCGTCTATGGCGGCTCGCCGATCTCCGAGGCTCTCCTCGAGGAGAGCCTGGCCATGTTCGGCAGCGAGTTCGCCCAGATCTACGGCCTGACCGAGACCGGCAACACCGCCGTGTGCCTGCCGCCCGCCGACCACGTCCCCGGCCACCGCCGCATGAAGGCCGCGGGCCACCCGTATCCGGGGGTCGCCAGCCGGGTCATCGACGGGGACGGCAAGGAACTGCCGCCGGGTGCCGTCGGTGAGATCTGCCTGGCCACGCCGGCGCACATGGTCGAGTACTGGGGGCTGCCCGGCAAGACCGCCGAGACCCTGGTCGACGGCTGGATCCACACCGGCGACGCCGGATACGTCGACGACGACGGTTACGTCTTCATTCAGGACCGCATCAAGGACGCGATCCTCGTCGCGGGCGAGAACGTCTACCCCGCCGAGATCGAGAACGCCCTGGAGCGCCACCCCGAAGTGGCCGAGGCGGTGATCGTGGGCGCTCCGGACGAACGGTGGGGCGAGAAGGTCCACGCCTTCGTCGTGCCCGTGGCCGGGCAGGAACCCTCCCCACGGGATCTGCACAGGTTCCTCGTGGACCGTCTGGCCGCCTTCAAGCTGCCCGCCGCCTACGAGTTCATCGAGCACGTCCCGCGCAACCCCAGCGGCAAGATCCTGCGCCGGGAGCTGCGTGACCGCTTCTGGAGCGACGCCGACCGCAAGGTCAACTGA
- a CDS encoding phosphopantetheine-binding protein, translating to MPEPLTLDAFRADLAEFLHQRPDEVDLEENPLDVGLDSLRITTLAERWRGAGAEVSFVELAERTSFGQWWQLLSERQAGAAHADA from the coding sequence ATGCCTGAGCCCCTGACGCTGGACGCCTTCCGAGCGGATCTGGCGGAGTTCCTGCACCAGCGACCCGACGAGGTCGACCTGGAAGAAAACCCCCTGGACGTCGGCCTGGACTCGCTGCGCATCACCACCCTCGCCGAGCGCTGGCGCGGCGCCGGCGCGGAGGTGAGCTTCGTCGAGCTCGCCGAACGCACCTCCTTCGGCCAGTGGTGGCAGCTGCTGTCCGAACGCCAGGCGGGAGCGGCGCATGCCGATGCCTGA
- a CDS encoding amino acid adenylation domain-containing protein, which yields MPMPDPHAECHPLLTAQEGIWTGHHLDPGSPAYNTAEYVHIHGPVDPAVFEKALRHAVAEAEALNVRFVTDETGRPWQVSVPGIEWEPHIADLTTAADPHQAALAWMAQDIARPLDLERDPVFGHALLRTAPDAFLWYHRVHHIALDGFGLSLVAHRVAQVYTALVGDAPLDESGFGTLESVRQEETAYRASERFATNRAYWTRRFADRPAVPSLTDQQALPARDFLRRVEDLDPAETQRLRAVADDLSVTWSDLLLAVTAAYIHRVSGAPEVVLSVPSMGRLGSVSLRVPCMVRNILPLRLAVDEQDGLRALSAKVAAELRASRPHQRYRYEQLRRDVKLVGGARRLSGPGVNIMPFEYDLRFGGHRSTVHNISAGPVDDLAVNVYDRAEGAGLRIAVDANPDLYDMADLATHQQGLLTLLREALSAPDRALGRPAYTIVDGGPLPGPARSVLSRIADHAGRRGGSTAVEHDGLSITYAKLFGSARQLARRLSARGVGPGAVAAVALPRGIDAVTAILAVLMSGAAYCPLDPEAPESRTHALLDSAQPALVLTDSAHADGCAGRPTLVLDALEDAAEAPLAPAATANAPAYLIHTSGSTGRPKGVEISHGALATFVAGAAHRYGLRREDRVLQFAPLHFDASVEEVFLTLCTGATLVIRTREMTESMPQFSRAVHRLRISVLDLPTAYWHELAYAVSTGTTTLPDGVRTVIIGGEAALPERVARWRNAVGTSVQLFNTYGPTEATVVATVAALHDSPADTGDVPIGVPLPGMRTAIVKGELYLLGDALASGYRGADASDDARFAPLPQLPGAPRAFRTGDLVRLGDDGQLRFLGRSDDEFKISGHRVHPSEVEAALLAQPHIREAAVVGQVLPDGTRRLAAHVVAEGPRPTAAQVREGLRKVLPPAMVPSAVEFTERLPRTSTGKIDRTALRTVVEERAVPAEDGDGLVTAITRIWAQVLGLERMTPEDDFFDLGAQSLQAIQVANRLGVELGREVRVAWLFEHPTAAGLAHRLEHRADAPAAASTSPGAVLPGRVLADAVLDDDIRPGGSRRTAGPPRTIVLTGATGFVGPHLLAELLSTTDAEIVCPVRAATPEEAADRVRRALAAQEIPLPAGGERITAVPADLARPHLGLGADRFAELAETCDAIIHNAATVSIMREYASLRAANTEATRQLLRMASARSIPVHLVSTLSVAPPRSRSPEVPEAFFPPHPGLVSGYQQSKWASERLLEQAAERGLPVTLHRLGRVTGAPETGQVNRRDFLWSVLASGIPAGIVPELFDAEVWTPADYVARAVVRLALTAAPGTVYNHAPVAPVRLADVYDWVQEYGYAVKQIPLSRWRVELPRSADVAATTGAFFDSLDAGEDAEPELALGRVLADNVLRGLEGTGITCPEADRALVFRYLDHCVKTGTLAPPERRKD from the coding sequence ATGCCGATGCCTGACCCGCACGCCGAGTGCCACCCCCTCCTCACCGCCCAGGAGGGCATCTGGACCGGCCATCACCTCGATCCGGGCAGCCCCGCGTACAACACCGCCGAATATGTGCACATCCACGGCCCGGTGGATCCGGCCGTCTTCGAGAAGGCGCTGCGTCACGCAGTGGCGGAGGCCGAGGCCCTGAACGTCCGCTTCGTCACCGACGAGACGGGCCGGCCCTGGCAGGTGAGCGTCCCCGGCATCGAGTGGGAACCGCACATCGCCGACCTGACCACCGCCGCCGACCCGCACCAGGCGGCCCTGGCGTGGATGGCCCAGGACATCGCCCGCCCCCTCGACCTGGAACGCGACCCGGTCTTCGGACACGCCTTGTTGCGCACGGCCCCCGACGCGTTCCTCTGGTATCACCGCGTCCACCACATCGCACTCGACGGATTCGGTCTGTCCCTGGTCGCGCACCGCGTGGCGCAGGTGTACACCGCTCTGGTGGGGGACGCCCCGCTGGACGAGAGCGGCTTCGGCACTCTGGAGTCGGTCCGGCAGGAGGAGACGGCCTACCGCGCCTCGGAGCGTTTCGCCACGAACCGCGCCTACTGGACGCGGCGCTTCGCCGACCGCCCGGCGGTCCCCAGCCTCACCGACCAACAGGCGCTGCCCGCCCGCGATTTCCTGCGGCGGGTCGAAGACCTGGATCCCGCCGAGACACAACGCCTGCGTGCCGTCGCGGACGACTTGTCGGTGACCTGGTCCGATCTCCTGCTCGCGGTCACCGCCGCCTACATCCACCGGGTCAGCGGCGCCCCCGAGGTCGTGCTCAGCGTGCCGTCCATGGGCCGCCTCGGTTCGGTGTCCCTGCGCGTGCCCTGCATGGTGCGCAACATCCTGCCCCTGCGCCTCGCGGTGGACGAGCAGGACGGCCTTCGGGCGCTGTCCGCCAAGGTGGCAGCGGAGCTCCGGGCCAGCCGCCCGCACCAGCGGTACCGCTACGAACAGCTGCGGCGGGATGTGAAGCTGGTCGGCGGCGCGCGACGGCTGTCAGGACCGGGCGTGAACATCATGCCCTTCGAGTACGACCTCCGGTTCGGGGGCCACCGCAGCACGGTCCACAACATCTCCGCGGGGCCCGTCGACGACCTCGCGGTCAACGTGTACGACCGCGCCGAGGGCGCCGGCCTGCGCATCGCCGTCGATGCCAACCCCGACCTCTACGACATGGCGGACCTGGCCACGCACCAGCAGGGCCTGCTGACGTTGCTGCGCGAGGCACTGTCCGCGCCGGACCGTGCGCTCGGCCGGCCCGCGTACACCATCGTGGACGGCGGCCCGCTGCCCGGCCCGGCCCGATCGGTGCTGAGCCGCATAGCCGACCATGCCGGCAGGCGCGGTGGCTCCACCGCCGTCGAGCACGATGGGCTGAGCATCACCTACGCGAAGTTGTTCGGTTCCGCGCGGCAGCTCGCGCGCCGCCTCTCGGCCCGGGGTGTGGGTCCCGGCGCGGTGGCGGCCGTCGCCCTGCCGCGCGGCATCGACGCCGTCACGGCGATCCTCGCCGTGCTGATGTCGGGCGCCGCGTACTGCCCGCTCGATCCCGAGGCGCCGGAGTCGAGGACGCACGCACTTCTGGACAGCGCGCAGCCCGCGCTCGTCCTCACCGACAGCGCGCACGCCGATGGCTGCGCGGGCCGGCCGACCCTTGTGCTGGACGCCCTCGAAGACGCCGCCGAGGCGCCCCTCGCCCCGGCCGCAACGGCGAACGCTCCGGCCTATCTCATCCACACCTCGGGCTCCACCGGCCGGCCGAAGGGCGTGGAGATCAGCCACGGCGCACTCGCCACCTTCGTCGCGGGCGCCGCGCACCGCTACGGTCTGCGCCGCGAGGACCGCGTCCTGCAGTTCGCGCCCCTGCACTTCGACGCCAGTGTCGAGGAGGTCTTCCTCACCCTGTGCACCGGAGCCACCCTCGTCATCCGCACCCGCGAGATGACCGAATCGATGCCCCAGTTCTCACGCGCCGTCCACCGCCTGCGCATCAGCGTCCTCGACCTTCCCACGGCCTACTGGCACGAACTGGCCTACGCCGTCTCCACCGGCACCACCACGCTGCCCGACGGGGTGCGGACCGTCATCATCGGCGGAGAGGCCGCGCTGCCCGAACGCGTCGCCCGCTGGCGGAACGCGGTCGGCACATCCGTCCAGCTGTTCAACACCTATGGCCCCACCGAGGCGACGGTCGTGGCCACCGTCGCCGCACTCCACGACAGCCCCGCGGACACCGGCGACGTGCCGATCGGCGTTCCGCTGCCCGGCATGCGCACCGCCATCGTCAAAGGCGAGCTCTACCTCCTGGGTGACGCACTTGCGTCGGGCTACCGTGGCGCGGACGCCTCGGACGACGCCCGGTTCGCGCCGCTTCCCCAACTGCCGGGCGCGCCAAGGGCGTTCCGCACGGGCGACCTGGTGCGCCTCGGTGACGACGGACAACTGCGGTTCCTGGGACGGTCGGACGACGAATTCAAGATCAGTGGGCATCGTGTCCACCCCTCGGAGGTCGAGGCCGCCCTGCTGGCTCAGCCGCACATCCGGGAGGCGGCCGTCGTCGGGCAGGTGCTGCCGGACGGGACACGCCGGCTCGCCGCCCACGTCGTCGCGGAAGGTCCCCGGCCCACCGCCGCCCAGGTGCGAGAAGGGCTGCGGAAGGTCCTGCCCCCTGCGATGGTGCCCTCCGCCGTGGAGTTCACCGAGCGGCTGCCCCGCACCAGCACAGGAAAGATCGACAGGACCGCTCTGCGTACGGTCGTGGAGGAGCGGGCTGTTCCGGCCGAGGACGGGGACGGCCTGGTGACGGCCATCACCCGTATCTGGGCCCAGGTTCTGGGTCTTGAGCGCATGACACCCGAGGACGACTTCTTCGACCTCGGCGCCCAGTCGCTCCAAGCCATCCAGGTCGCCAACCGGCTCGGTGTCGAGCTGGGACGGGAGGTCCGCGTCGCCTGGCTCTTCGAGCACCCGACGGCCGCCGGCCTCGCACACCGTCTGGAGCACCGCGCGGACGCACCGGCCGCCGCGTCCACGTCGCCGGGGGCGGTGTTGCCGGGGAGGGTCCTGGCCGACGCCGTCCTGGACGACGACATCCGGCCCGGCGGCTCGCGCCGTACGGCCGGCCCACCCCGCACCATCGTGCTCACCGGCGCCACCGGGTTCGTCGGCCCCCACCTGCTGGCCGAACTGCTGAGTACCACCGACGCCGAGATCGTCTGTCCGGTCCGGGCCGCCACCCCCGAGGAGGCCGCCGACCGCGTCCGTAGGGCCCTGGCCGCTCAGGAGATCCCGCTTCCCGCAGGGGGCGAACGCATCACCGCGGTCCCGGCCGATCTCGCCCGCCCCCATCTGGGCCTCGGCGCCGACCGGTTCGCCGAACTGGCCGAGACCTGCGACGCCATCATCCACAACGCGGCGACGGTCAGCATCATGCGCGAGTACGCCAGCCTGCGCGCCGCCAACACCGAAGCGACCCGTCAGCTGCTGCGGATGGCGTCCGCGCGCTCGATCCCGGTACATCTGGTGTCGACGCTGTCCGTCGCCCCGCCCCGCAGCCGGAGCCCCGAAGTACCAGAGGCGTTCTTCCCGCCGCACCCGGGGCTGGTCAGCGGCTACCAGCAGTCCAAGTGGGCATCCGAACGCCTTTTGGAGCAGGCGGCCGAACGCGGCCTGCCGGTCACCCTGCACCGCCTGGGCCGCGTGACGGGAGCACCGGAGACCGGCCAGGTGAACCGGCGCGACTTCCTGTGGAGCGTCCTGGCCTCCGGCATACCCGCCGGCATCGTGCCCGAGCTGTTCGACGCCGAGGTGTGGACCCCCGCCGACTACGTCGCCCGCGCCGTCGTTCGGCTGGCCCTGACCGCCGCGCCCGGCACGGTCTACAACCACGCCCCTGTCGCCCCCGTACGCCTGGCCGACGTGTACGACTGGGTGCAGGAGTACGGCTACGCCGTCAAGCAGATCCCTCTGTCGCGGTGGCGCGTGGAGCTGCCCCGTTCGGCGGACGTGGCGGCGACGACCGGAGCGTTCTTCGATTCCCTGGATGCCGGCGAAGACGCCGAGCCGGAGCTCGCGCTGGGGCGCGTTCTGGCGGACAACGTGCTGCGCGGGCTCGAGGGCACCGGCATCACGTGCCCTGAGGCCGATCGGGCACTGGTGTTCCGGTATCTGGACCACTGTGTGAAAACCGGAACCCTGGCGCCCCCCGAACGACGGAAGGACTGA
- a CDS encoding ABC transporter substrate-binding protein — MQTKRPAAVALAGALCLAATACGASPSPTAKAAAGTSAPGYPVTLKNCGATTTYTKAPSRVVVMNGASVAEVSSLLALGLGDRIVANQQSYGRSEVPGRAAAIKELPTGHITLNDAYDIPREAMLGLAPDLVLSTTSYGFDAKNGFATRADLTTVGANSYISPGGCDQDTSHMTIDDSYQLLRDLGKIFNVGGRAEKLITESRERISGISAKVKSEKKPNVMVVFSNMSMGGNDFSSIAAHGIWNDILDKAGANNAFASTSKSTFADLSKEKVAAEQVDALVVISYNDPNPEAYARKLLKEFPQWPAAKNERSLVLSDSIYLGPSNDLAVEKIAKLLHPNAS, encoded by the coding sequence GTGCAGACGAAACGGCCCGCTGCCGTGGCCCTGGCCGGCGCCCTGTGTCTGGCCGCCACGGCATGCGGGGCCTCGCCGTCCCCGACGGCCAAGGCCGCCGCGGGCACGAGCGCCCCCGGCTATCCGGTCACTCTCAAGAACTGCGGAGCAACGACCACCTACACGAAGGCGCCCAGTCGGGTGGTCGTCATGAACGGCGCCTCCGTCGCCGAGGTCTCCTCTCTGCTGGCGCTGGGGCTCGGTGACCGCATCGTGGCGAACCAGCAGTCCTACGGCCGCTCCGAGGTCCCGGGCCGGGCCGCGGCCATCAAGGAGCTGCCCACCGGCCACATCACACTCAACGACGCCTACGACATCCCCCGCGAGGCGATGCTCGGCCTGGCTCCGGACCTGGTGCTGTCCACCACGTCGTACGGCTTCGACGCCAAGAACGGCTTCGCGACCCGTGCCGACCTCACGACGGTCGGCGCCAACTCCTATATTTCTCCGGGGGGTTGTGACCAGGACACCTCCCACATGACCATCGACGACAGCTATCAACTCCTGCGCGACCTGGGGAAGATCTTCAACGTCGGCGGGCGTGCCGAAAAGCTCATCACCGAGTCACGAGAGCGGATCAGCGGCATCTCGGCCAAGGTGAAGAGTGAGAAGAAGCCCAACGTCATGGTGGTGTTCTCCAACATGAGCATGGGCGGCAACGACTTCAGCTCCATCGCGGCCCACGGCATCTGGAACGACATCCTGGACAAGGCGGGCGCCAACAATGCCTTCGCCTCCACCTCAAAGAGCACCTTCGCCGACCTGAGCAAGGAGAAGGTCGCCGCCGAGCAGGTGGATGCCCTCGTGGTGATCAGCTACAACGACCCGAACCCCGAGGCGTACGCCCGCAAACTGCTCAAGGAGTTCCCCCAGTGGCCGGCCGCGAAGAACGAGCGCTCCCTCGTGCTGTCCGATTCGATCTACCTCGGGCCCAGCAACGACCTCGCCGTGGAGAAGATCGCCAAGTTGCTGCACCCGAACGCCTCCTGA
- a CDS encoding iron ABC transporter permease has product MIVAIGIGAVTVPTGEVWRIIWHHLTGGGTVADPAMDQIVWNFRTPRVVLAALVGAGLAVTGVVLQAVVANPLADPYVLGVSSGASLGAVLVITLTSGALGGLGVSSAAFLGAAAAAALVFLLGRKQGRLAPTRLVLSGVAVGYLFLAATSYLQLRATPTELRTVMFWMLGSVAGAQWGQLPAVATVVLTTTVVLTLFGRRLNALLVGDESATALGVDVHRLRAVLLVLSSLVTGTVIAVAGGIGFVGLMIPHLVRLTTGADHRRLLPQAALVGAIYLVVVDLLSRTVNRPNELPLGILTALFGAPFFLWLLRRNKSLDTA; this is encoded by the coding sequence ATGATCGTGGCCATCGGCATCGGCGCGGTGACCGTGCCCACGGGTGAGGTGTGGCGGATCATCTGGCACCATCTCACCGGCGGCGGGACGGTCGCGGATCCCGCCATGGACCAGATCGTCTGGAACTTCCGTACGCCACGCGTCGTGCTGGCCGCGCTCGTCGGCGCCGGACTGGCCGTCACCGGTGTGGTCCTTCAGGCCGTCGTCGCCAACCCGCTGGCCGACCCGTATGTGCTGGGCGTCTCCTCCGGTGCCTCGCTGGGCGCGGTGCTCGTCATCACGCTCACCAGCGGCGCGCTGGGCGGGCTCGGCGTGTCCTCCGCCGCCTTCCTCGGCGCCGCGGCGGCCGCGGCCCTGGTCTTCCTCCTCGGCCGCAAGCAAGGTCGCCTGGCGCCCACCCGCCTGGTGCTCTCCGGGGTCGCTGTGGGCTACCTGTTCCTGGCCGCCACCAGCTACCTACAGCTGCGGGCCACCCCGACCGAGCTGCGCACGGTCATGTTCTGGATGCTGGGCAGCGTCGCCGGCGCACAGTGGGGACAGCTTCCCGCGGTCGCCACCGTCGTCCTCACCACCACGGTGGTCCTGACCCTCTTCGGCCGGCGGCTCAACGCGCTGCTCGTCGGTGACGAGTCCGCCACCGCCCTCGGCGTCGACGTGCACCGCCTGCGCGCCGTCCTGCTGGTGCTGTCCTCGCTGGTGACCGGCACGGTCATCGCCGTCGCCGGCGGGATTGGCTTCGTCGGTCTGATGATCCCCCACCTGGTGCGCCTCACGACCGGCGCCGACCACCGCAGACTGCTCCCCCAGGCCGCTCTGGTCGGCGCCATCTACCTGGTCGTCGTCGACCTGCTCTCGCGCACCGTCAACCGCCCCAACGAACTGCCTCTCGGTATCCTCACCGCCCTGTTCGGGGCCCCCTTCTTCCTGTGGCTGCTGCGCCGCAACAAAAGCCTGGACACCGCATGA
- a CDS encoding ABC transporter ATP-binding protein, giving the protein MKLTVEQIHVELGHRPILHDVNLEAQPGDIVGLIGPNGSGKSTLLRTIYRSLRPHHGVVRVDGDDVWTLSARGAARRTAAVLQDAGGSPAGMCVTEIVALGRTPHHGLVGRDSVEDREAVEDALDLCGIRHMAERDVSCLSGGERQRVLLARALAQRPRLLVLDELTNHLDIRARFEVLDLIRATGITTLAVLHDLDLAARLCDHLVALDSGQVVAAGPVLDVLTSPLLREVFGVAATADRHADGVVRITYAAQPLALERLTEAEIS; this is encoded by the coding sequence ATGAAGCTCACCGTCGAACAAATCCACGTCGAACTCGGCCACCGCCCGATCCTCCACGACGTGAACCTGGAGGCGCAGCCCGGAGACATCGTCGGTCTCATCGGGCCCAACGGCAGCGGCAAGTCCACGCTGCTGCGCACCATTTACCGCTCCCTGCGGCCCCACCACGGCGTGGTGCGGGTGGACGGCGACGACGTGTGGACCCTGTCCGCGCGCGGCGCCGCCCGCCGCACCGCCGCCGTCCTCCAGGACGCCGGCGGCAGTCCGGCCGGCATGTGCGTCACCGAGATCGTCGCTCTCGGACGCACCCCGCACCACGGGCTGGTCGGCCGTGACAGCGTCGAGGACCGCGAGGCCGTGGAAGACGCACTCGACCTGTGCGGCATCCGCCACATGGCCGAACGCGATGTCTCCTGCCTGTCCGGCGGCGAGCGTCAGCGCGTGCTCCTGGCCCGCGCGCTCGCTCAACGCCCACGGCTCCTTGTCCTGGACGAGCTCACCAACCACCTCGACATCCGCGCCCGCTTCGAAGTTCTCGACCTCATCAGGGCGACCGGCATCACGACCCTCGCCGTCCTGCACGACCTCGATCTGGCCGCTCGTCTGTGCGACCACCTGGTGGCACTTGACTCCGGTCAGGTGGTGGCCGCAGGCCCGGTCCTGGACGTACTGACCTCCCCTCTGCTGCGTGAGGTGTTCGGCGTGGCCGCCACCGCGGACCGCCACGCCGACGGCGTCGTCCGCATCACCTACGCGGCTCAGCCCCTCGCCCTTGAGCGGCTGACGGAGGCCGAAATCAGCTGA